In Paenibacillus sp. G2S3, a single window of DNA contains:
- a CDS encoding glycoside-pentoside-hexuronide (GPH):cation symporter codes for MNSQTGLETSKGIVSNATNRKFGLRDKLGYLFGDFGNDFFFILVSSFLMVFYTDVFGINAAAVGGLFLIARLWDAIADVTWGRFIDTRKASPNGKFKPWIFRMSFPLVITGVLMFIHLPGMSDGFYLAYAYVTYILWGTFYSTVNIPYGSMASVITSDPVERTSLSTFRTLGSAMAGLIINVIGPLIIFVDNKADPNRFLLAAIIFAILSLSCYMACYKLSTERITAPENKKVNSNLGVTLKGFSKNKPLIWILIASLAFMTCFMLIGSVNIYLFKDYFGSATALSVVGIVQTLSMFIAMPLVKPLVARFGKKETASAGLLLAAAIYAVLYFIPNVSTNQFIGILSIATFGYAFFNMVIWAFVTDVIDYHEYLTGLREDGTVYSIYSFARKVGQAIAGGLGGFAISAVGYNANLKSQTPATLHGIHTLGTLLPAIILVLVFLILVFLYPLNKKRTIQLTADLAERSHS; via the coding sequence TTGAATTCACAAACTGGTCTGGAAACTTCAAAGGGTATTGTGTCTAATGCAACAAACAGAAAGTTTGGTCTAAGGGATAAGCTGGGATATTTATTCGGTGATTTCGGTAATGATTTTTTCTTTATTCTTGTAAGCTCTTTCTTAATGGTATTCTATACGGATGTGTTCGGAATTAATGCGGCTGCCGTTGGTGGACTTTTCCTTATTGCCCGACTTTGGGACGCAATCGCTGATGTAACATGGGGGCGTTTTATAGATACTAGAAAAGCAAGTCCTAACGGAAAATTCAAACCGTGGATCTTTAGAATGTCGTTTCCACTAGTGATTACAGGTGTATTAATGTTCATTCATCTTCCTGGGATGTCTGACGGATTCTATCTGGCTTACGCTTATGTAACTTATATTCTCTGGGGAACGTTTTACAGCACTGTGAATATTCCTTACGGGTCAATGGCTTCTGTAATTACTAGCGATCCCGTGGAACGCACCTCACTATCAACCTTCCGAACTTTAGGTTCTGCAATGGCGGGACTGATTATTAATGTAATAGGACCCCTAATTATATTCGTTGATAACAAAGCGGATCCGAACCGATTTTTACTTGCGGCCATTATCTTTGCAATTCTTTCACTCTCTTGTTATATGGCTTGCTATAAACTATCCACTGAACGTATTACTGCCCCAGAGAACAAAAAGGTTAATTCTAATCTGGGCGTAACTTTAAAGGGATTCTCTAAAAATAAACCTCTCATCTGGATCCTAATTGCATCCCTCGCTTTTATGACTTGTTTTATGCTTATTGGTTCAGTAAATATCTACTTGTTCAAAGACTATTTCGGTAGTGCAACTGCCTTAAGTGTGGTGGGTATTGTCCAGACTTTATCAATGTTCATTGCCATGCCGCTAGTAAAGCCTCTAGTTGCCAGATTCGGCAAAAAAGAAACAGCCTCTGCAGGTCTGTTGTTAGCGGCAGCAATATACGCTGTATTGTACTTTATACCTAATGTGAGTACTAATCAATTTATTGGAATATTGTCTATCGCAACTTTTGGTTACGCTTTCTTTAATATGGTAATCTGGGCATTTGTAACTGACGTGATTGATTATCATGAATACTTAACGGGTCTTCGAGAAGATGGAACAGTATATTCTATTTATTCCTTTGCTCGCAAGGTAGGGCAAGCCATTGCCGGAGGACTTGGAGGGTTTGCGATTAGTGCAGTGGGTTATAATGCTAACCTAAAATCACAGACACCAGCTACTCTTCATGGAATCCATACCCTTGGAACTTTATTGCCTGCCATTATCTTAGTTCTAGTATTTTTAATCCTTGTATTCTTATATCCTTTGAATAAAAAACGTACGATTCAGCTTACCGCAGACTTAGCCGAGAGAAGCCACTCTTAA